One genomic window of Streptomonospora nanhaiensis includes the following:
- a CDS encoding CCA tRNA nucleotidyltransferase, whose protein sequence is MPNSALPGETPRQPVTGEAAPPGRLTGEQRAAVSDLFDSIGTVLAELGELFTRGGHEIALVGGPVRDALLGRPVNDLDLTTDAVPQTILSLVDGWADAVWTVGIDFGTVGLRKGGLQLEITTYRSESYQPKSRKPEVHYGTSLYEDLVRRDFTVNAMAVRLPDREFVDPFGGLADLRARRLRTPGRPEDSFTDDPLRIMRAVRFAAQLRMSPTPEVREAAAALADRLSIVSAERIRDELTKLMVSADPRRGVELMVDLGVAEHVLPEIPKMRLEIDEHHRHKDVYEHSLTVLDQAIELERARGMAPDLVLRLAALLHDIGKPKTRAFESGGRVTFHHHEVVGASMAKHRLGALRFPKDVIADVSKLVALHLRFHGYGKGEWTDSAVRRYARDAGDLLQRLHVLTRADCTTRNRRKAAALARAYDDIERRIERLAEEEELNKVRPDLDGNEIQEILGIGPGPVVGKAWRFLLELRLENGPMEKEAAAAELRAWAKRHADTDA, encoded by the coding sequence GTGCCGAATTCAGCGCTTCCAGGTGAGACCCCCCGCCAGCCGGTGACCGGTGAGGCCGCCCCGCCAGGCCGCCTCACCGGCGAGCAGCGGGCCGCCGTCTCCGACCTGTTCGACTCGATCGGCACGGTCCTGGCGGAGCTGGGCGAGCTGTTCACGCGCGGCGGCCACGAGATCGCGCTGGTGGGCGGGCCGGTGCGCGACGCCCTGCTCGGGCGCCCGGTCAACGACCTCGACCTCACCACCGACGCCGTGCCGCAGACCATTTTGTCGCTGGTCGACGGCTGGGCCGACGCCGTGTGGACGGTCGGCATCGACTTCGGCACGGTGGGCCTGCGCAAGGGCGGGCTGCAGCTGGAGATCACCACCTACCGCAGCGAGTCCTACCAGCCGAAGTCGCGCAAGCCGGAGGTCCACTACGGCACCTCGCTGTACGAGGACCTCGTGCGCCGCGACTTCACCGTCAACGCCATGGCGGTGCGGCTGCCCGACCGGGAGTTCGTCGACCCCTTCGGCGGCCTCGCCGACCTGCGGGCGCGCCGGCTGCGCACGCCCGGCCGCCCCGAGGACTCCTTCACCGACGACCCGCTGCGCATCATGCGCGCGGTGCGGTTCGCGGCCCAGCTGCGGATGTCGCCCACCCCCGAGGTGCGCGAGGCCGCGGCCGCGCTGGCCGACCGGCTGTCGATCGTCTCGGCCGAGCGCATCCGCGACGAGCTGACCAAGCTCATGGTCAGCGCCGACCCCCGCCGGGGCGTGGAGCTGATGGTCGACCTCGGCGTGGCCGAGCACGTGCTGCCCGAGATTCCCAAGATGCGGCTGGAGATCGACGAGCACCACCGGCACAAGGACGTCTACGAGCACTCGCTGACCGTGCTGGACCAGGCGATCGAACTTGAGCGGGCGCGCGGCATGGCGCCCGACCTGGTGCTGCGCCTGGCCGCGCTGCTGCACGACATCGGCAAGCCCAAGACCCGCGCGTTCGAGTCGGGCGGCCGGGTCACCTTCCACCACCACGAGGTCGTGGGCGCCTCGATGGCCAAACACCGGCTCGGCGCGCTGCGGTTCCCCAAGGACGTCATCGCCGACGTCAGCAAGCTCGTGGCCCTGCACCTGCGCTTCCACGGGTACGGCAAGGGCGAGTGGACCGACTCCGCGGTGCGCCGCTACGCCCGCGACGCCGGCGACCTGCTCCAGCGGCTGCACGTGCTGACCCGCGCCGACTGCACCACTCGCAACCGGCGCAAGGCGGCGGCCCTGGCCCGCGCCTACGACGACATCGAGCGCCGGATCGAGCGCCTGGCCGAGGAGGAGGAGCTGAACAAGGTCCGGCCCGACCTCGACGGCAACGAGATCCAGGAGATCCTGGGCATCGGTCCCGGCCCGGTGGTGGGCAAGGCGTGGCGGTTCCTGCTGGAGCTGCGGCTGGAGAACGGCCCGATGGAGAAGGAGGCCGCGGCGGCGGAGCTGCGCGCCTGGGCGAAGCGGCACGCCGACACGGACGCCTGA
- a CDS encoding MFS transporter, with protein sequence MSFYRDLRDVLQGPRFRRLFAVRLVSQFADGFYQAGLAGYVFFSPEQHTTAGQVAAAFAALLLPFSVVGPFAGVFIDRWSRRQVLVWSTLAKAALAAATAALVWAGADGAGFLMAALALLGLNRFLLAALSAALPHVVPHAKLMMANAVTPSCGTAAAFAGAGAAAGLRLLGGDGATGTALVLLGAATAMAAAAPIALTLGRAELGPDLAEQPAAVRAALGRIAGGLADGARHIWSRRPARYGLATIAAHRLGYGVMTLMTLLLYNNTFTAGGVAGFAGFSVALGASAAGFLAGAVATPWATARVSTDTWIAALLGAGCAALLVFGLPFSPALFPVAAFALGVVSQGVKVSVDTLVQRHVDDAYRGRVFSVYDMLFNAVFVAGAGVAAVAVPPAGTGAAAVVALAAGYGLVACLWAARARAVRGGGAAVAADQG encoded by the coding sequence GTGTCCTTCTACCGCGATCTCCGCGACGTGCTCCAGGGACCGCGGTTTCGCCGCCTGTTCGCCGTACGGCTGGTCTCGCAGTTCGCCGACGGGTTCTACCAGGCCGGGCTGGCGGGGTACGTCTTCTTCTCCCCCGAGCAGCACACCACCGCCGGCCAGGTCGCCGCGGCCTTCGCCGCGCTGCTGCTGCCGTTCTCGGTCGTGGGCCCGTTCGCGGGTGTCTTCATCGACAGGTGGTCACGTCGACAAGTCCTCGTGTGGTCCACGCTGGCCAAGGCGGCCCTGGCCGCCGCGACGGCCGCCCTGGTCTGGGCGGGGGCCGACGGCGCCGGGTTCCTGATGGCCGCGCTCGCGCTGCTGGGCCTGAACCGCTTCCTGCTGGCCGCGCTCTCGGCCGCGCTGCCGCACGTGGTGCCGCACGCCAAGCTGATGATGGCCAACGCGGTCACCCCCTCCTGCGGCACGGCGGCCGCCTTCGCCGGCGCCGGCGCGGCGGCGGGGCTGCGGCTGCTCGGCGGCGACGGCGCCACCGGCACCGCCCTGGTCCTGCTGGGCGCCGCGACGGCGATGGCGGCGGCCGCGCCGATCGCCCTCACGCTGGGCCGCGCCGAACTCGGCCCCGACCTGGCCGAGCAGCCCGCCGCCGTCCGGGCCGCCCTCGGGCGGATCGCGGGCGGATTGGCCGACGGCGCGCGGCACATCTGGAGCCGCCGCCCGGCCCGCTACGGCCTGGCCACCATCGCCGCCCACCGGCTGGGCTACGGCGTCATGACGCTGATGACCCTGCTGCTGTACAACAACACCTTCACGGCCGGCGGCGTCGCCGGGTTCGCCGGGTTCTCGGTGGCGCTGGGGGCCTCGGCCGCCGGGTTCCTGGCGGGTGCGGTCGCGACGCCGTGGGCCACCGCGCGGGTCTCCACCGACACCTGGATCGCCGCGCTGCTGGGCGCGGGCTGCGCCGCGCTCCTGGTGTTCGGGCTGCCGTTCTCGCCGGCGCTGTTCCCGGTGGCCGCGTTCGCGCTGGGCGTGGTCTCGCAGGGCGTGAAGGTGTCGGTCGACACGCTGGTTCAGCGACATGTCGACGACGCGTACCGGGGCCGGGTGTTCTCGGTCTACGACATGCTGTTCAACGCGGTGTTCGTGGCGGGCGCGGGCGTGGCGGCCGTCGCGGTGCCCCCGGCGGGGACCGGTGCGGCGGCCGTGGTGGCGCTCGCCGCCGGGTACGGCCTGGTGGCCTGCCTGTGGGCGGCGCGGGCGCGCGCGGTGCGCGGCGGGGGCGCGGCCGTGGCGGCCGACCAGGGCTGA
- a CDS encoding UTRA domain-containing protein, with the protein MADDIAVTGAAIVPMLPSVGAALGTNADALNRTVVRRETVTSRDGNPYRLAVSWLDPAWTAKVPELLEPSPIPNILALLAERTQRRADHGRDYWEARTSDQRESLALEIPADSPILAGTSVYSDSEGPILYYEWVAPSFRAVTVDYPVHVPYP; encoded by the coding sequence GTGGCCGACGACATCGCTGTGACAGGGGCGGCGATTGTCCCGATGCTGCCGAGCGTGGGAGCGGCCCTCGGCACCAATGCTGACGCTCTGAACCGCACAGTGGTGCGCCGAGAAACCGTGACCAGCCGCGATGGCAACCCATACCGCCTGGCCGTGAGTTGGCTGGACCCCGCGTGGACGGCGAAGGTGCCGGAACTCCTGGAACCCTCCCCGATTCCGAACATCCTGGCGCTACTCGCCGAGAGGACCCAGCGCAGAGCGGATCACGGTCGGGACTACTGGGAGGCGAGAACCTCAGACCAACGCGAATCACTGGCCCTTGAGATCCCCGCAGACTCACCTATTCTGGCGGGAACATCCGTGTACAGCGACAGCGAGGGGCCGATTCTCTACTACGAATGGGTCGCACCATCGTTCCGAGCTGTAACTGTGGACTACCCGGTGCACGTCCCCTATCCCTAG
- a CDS encoding DUF6049 family protein — protein sequence MRRLLHVGAVAATTAALLPALAAFSPAQAPAADPGQADNRPDPLVVEEITPTSVGRNSTVEITGEVTNTTERAVEDVTVRFRYSTTGVADRSELDAYAAGEGVQPESVGADTEIEGGLEPGESAEFTLRVEAADLDLSEFGVYPMVVEAVNGAGADMGAKRTFLPYRGGSAPDPVGIAWVWPLMDCPQRADDDTYLGGSLTESLAPEGRLGRLLTAGAQNDDVSLDPAEPGESAEPTESAEPSASASPSPGGGADDEESGGAGSGGSADSPAVPVTWAVDPGLLDDIDRLTSPYQVMADDGAATAPADMEASAAAEVWLDQARAALADDAVIATPYASADLAALLRHDLDSDAETAIALGYDTVERVLGLPAEPALAVPADGMLNTPTRELYQRMGATGFLLREAAMPAASWVGHTPSAAAPLDLGEGEEGTALVADSGLTEVLDADTSDPGDAALAQQRFAAETAMIAAERPGTDRTVVAYPPADWNPGAGFAQGVLEATDTLPWLEPVDLNDVRPEGGAAGQDRTGPEYPRSASRAELSGSYLDEVKDIRGNIRLFNSILVDEEDPFRPAVLRLESVAWRERDDLSETAVDRVADAVRTDMEKVRIIPSEPVTLASATGTIGVLIANDLEDHTVRVNLSLLSANPERLAIGNYQDPIQDPIEIGPGDRTTVYVRLTARVNGRTMIQMNLHNISGEPIAEEQFLSVNATGMGTQALVISGAGALVLVAALTPRALRKWRRGRETAAAAEPPEGTEGTESAEDAEGAVSEGTGTAQQDTSAGDGGAAPGESPAPMQENEEEPPSTRPGGPDTAPPSGGKGGTGDSPAGG from the coding sequence GTGCGTCGACTCCTTCACGTAGGCGCGGTCGCGGCCACGACCGCCGCCCTTCTCCCGGCCCTGGCCGCGTTCAGTCCTGCGCAGGCCCCCGCGGCCGACCCGGGCCAGGCCGACAACCGGCCCGATCCGCTCGTCGTGGAGGAGATCACCCCCACCTCCGTCGGGCGCAACAGCACGGTCGAGATCACCGGCGAGGTCACCAACACCACCGAGCGGGCGGTCGAGGACGTCACCGTCCGGTTCCGCTACTCCACCACCGGCGTGGCCGACCGCTCCGAACTGGACGCCTACGCCGCCGGCGAGGGGGTGCAGCCGGAGTCCGTGGGCGCCGACACCGAGATCGAGGGCGGCCTGGAGCCCGGGGAGTCCGCGGAGTTCACCCTGCGCGTCGAGGCCGCCGACCTGGACCTCTCGGAGTTCGGCGTGTACCCGATGGTGGTCGAGGCGGTGAACGGCGCCGGCGCGGACATGGGCGCCAAGCGGACCTTCCTGCCCTACCGCGGCGGGTCGGCGCCCGACCCCGTGGGCATCGCGTGGGTGTGGCCGCTGATGGACTGCCCTCAGCGCGCCGACGACGACACCTATCTCGGCGGTTCGCTGACCGAAAGCCTCGCCCCCGAGGGGCGGCTCGGCCGCCTGCTGACCGCGGGCGCGCAGAACGACGACGTGTCGCTGGACCCCGCCGAGCCCGGCGAATCCGCCGAACCCACCGAGTCAGCCGAGCCCAGCGCCTCGGCGTCGCCCTCGCCCGGCGGCGGCGCCGACGACGAGGAATCCGGCGGCGCGGGGTCCGGCGGCTCCGCGGACTCCCCCGCGGTACCCGTGACCTGGGCGGTCGACCCCGGCCTGCTCGACGACATCGACCGGCTGACCTCCCCCTACCAGGTGATGGCCGACGACGGCGCCGCCACCGCCCCCGCCGACATGGAGGCCAGCGCCGCCGCCGAGGTCTGGCTGGACCAGGCGCGCGCGGCGCTCGCCGACGACGCGGTGATCGCCACCCCCTACGCCTCGGCCGACCTCGCCGCCCTGCTGCGGCACGACCTCGACAGCGACGCCGAGACCGCGATCGCCCTGGGCTACGACACCGTGGAGCGCGTGCTGGGCCTGCCCGCCGAGCCCGCCCTGGCCGTGCCCGCCGACGGCATGCTCAACACCCCCACCCGCGAGCTGTACCAGCGCATGGGCGCCACCGGCTTCCTGCTGCGCGAGGCCGCGATGCCCGCCGCCTCGTGGGTGGGCCACACCCCCTCGGCCGCGGCACCGCTGGACCTGGGCGAGGGCGAGGAGGGCACCGCCCTGGTGGCCGACAGCGGCCTGACCGAGGTGCTCGACGCCGACACCTCCGACCCCGGCGACGCGGCGCTCGCCCAGCAGCGGTTCGCCGCGGAGACCGCGATGATCGCCGCGGAGCGTCCGGGCACCGACCGCACCGTGGTGGCCTACCCCCCCGCCGACTGGAACCCCGGCGCCGGCTTCGCCCAGGGCGTGCTGGAGGCCACCGACACCCTGCCGTGGCTGGAGCCGGTGGACCTCAACGACGTCCGCCCCGAAGGCGGGGCGGCCGGCCAGGACCGCACCGGCCCCGAGTACCCCCGCTCGGCGTCCCGCGCCGAGCTGAGCGGGTCCTACCTCGACGAGGTCAAGGACATCCGGGGCAACATCCGGCTCTTCAACAGCATTCTGGTCGACGAGGAGGACCCGTTCCGGCCCGCCGTCCTGCGGCTGGAGTCGGTGGCCTGGCGGGAGCGCGACGACCTGTCCGAAACCGCGGTCGACCGCGTGGCCGACGCGGTGCGCACCGACATGGAGAAGGTCCGCATCATCCCCTCCGAGCCGGTGACCCTGGCCAGCGCCACCGGCACCATCGGGGTGCTGATCGCCAACGACCTGGAGGACCACACGGTCCGGGTCAATTTGTCGCTGCTGTCGGCCAACCCCGAGCGGCTGGCCATCGGCAACTACCAGGACCCCATCCAGGACCCCATCGAGATCGGCCCCGGCGACCGGACCACCGTCTACGTGCGGCTGACCGCCCGGGTCAACGGCCGCACGATGATCCAGATGAACCTGCACAACATCAGCGGCGAGCCGATCGCCGAGGAGCAGTTCCTGTCGGTGAACGCCACCGGTATGGGCACCCAGGCCCTGGTGATCAGCGGCGCGGGCGCCCTGGTGCTGGTGGCCGCGCTGACCCCGCGAGCGCTGCGCAAGTGGCGGCGCGGGCGCGAAACCGCCGCCGCGGCCGAACCCCCCGAGGGCACCGAGGGCACCGAAAGCGCGGAAGACGCCGAGGGCGCCGTGTCCGAGGGCACCGGCACGGCCCAGCAGGACACCTCCGCCGGTGACGGCGGCGCGGCGCCGGGCGAGTCGCCCGCCCCGATGCAGGAGAATGAGGAAGAACCCCCTTCCACCCGGCCCGGCGGCCCCGACACCGCCCCGCCCTCCGGTGGCAAGGGCGGCACCGGCGACTCCCCGGCCGGTGGCTGA
- a CDS encoding inositol-3-phosphate synthase codes for MGSVRVAVVGVGNCAASLVQGVHYYSDADPETRVPGLMHVRFGPYHVRDVEFVAAFDVDAKKVGQDLADAITASENNTIKICDVPPTGVVVQRGPTFDGLGKYYRETIEESTEDAVDVVAALKAARADVLVSYLPVGSEEADRFYAQCAIDAGVAFVNALPVFIASDPEWAEKFTRAGVPIVGDDIKSQVGATITHRVLSKLFEDRGVVVDRTYQLNFGGNMDFMNMLERDRLESKKVSKTRSVTSQIPHELKAGAVHIGPSDHVPWLDDRKWAYVRLEGRAFGDVPLNLEYKLEVWDSPNSAGIIIDAIRAAKIAKDRGIGGPITSASSYFMKSPPEQYSDSEAHDLVERFIAGEVDR; via the coding sequence ATGGGTTCGGTACGCGTAGCCGTCGTGGGTGTAGGCAACTGTGCGGCATCGCTCGTCCAGGGCGTCCATTACTACTCTGACGCCGACCCCGAAACCCGGGTCCCCGGCCTCATGCACGTGCGGTTCGGCCCCTACCACGTGCGGGACGTGGAGTTCGTGGCCGCTTTCGACGTCGACGCCAAGAAGGTGGGCCAGGACCTCGCCGACGCGATCACCGCGAGCGAGAACAACACCATCAAGATCTGCGACGTCCCGCCCACCGGCGTGGTCGTGCAGCGCGGGCCGACGTTCGACGGCCTGGGCAAGTACTACCGCGAGACCATCGAGGAGTCGACCGAGGACGCGGTCGACGTGGTCGCCGCGCTGAAGGCCGCCCGCGCCGACGTGCTGGTGTCCTACCTCCCCGTGGGCTCGGAGGAGGCCGACCGCTTCTACGCGCAGTGCGCCATCGACGCCGGGGTCGCGTTCGTCAACGCGCTGCCGGTGTTCATCGCCTCCGACCCCGAGTGGGCCGAGAAGTTCACCCGCGCCGGGGTGCCGATCGTCGGCGACGACATCAAGTCCCAGGTGGGCGCCACCATCACCCACCGCGTGCTGTCCAAGCTGTTCGAGGACCGCGGTGTGGTCGTGGACCGCACCTACCAGCTCAACTTCGGCGGCAACATGGACTTCATGAACATGCTGGAGCGCGACCGGCTGGAGTCCAAGAAGGTCTCCAAGACGCGCTCGGTGACCTCCCAGATCCCCCACGAGCTGAAGGCCGGCGCGGTGCACATCGGGCCCTCCGACCACGTGCCGTGGCTGGACGACCGCAAGTGGGCCTACGTCCGGCTGGAGGGCCGCGCCTTCGGCGACGTCCCGCTGAACCTGGAGTACAAGCTGGAGGTGTGGGACTCCCCCAACTCCGCCGGGATCATCATCGACGCGATCCGGGCCGCCAAGATCGCCAAGGACCGGGGCATCGGCGGACCGATCACCTCGGCGTCGTCCTACTTCATGAAGTCCCCGCCCGAGCAGTACAGCGACAGCGAGGCGCACGACCTCGTGGAGCGGTTCATCGCCGGCGAGGTGGACCGCTGA
- a CDS encoding GOLPH3/VPS74 family protein, which yields MDPHSSTGGHAAPTLPERLYLLSYDLDRDRLDPYSGLYRHALLRGAALAELSLRGLLADQDGKAARRGGDGEPEDPLLARVLAEVPWDRPRRWTGLVMREPGAAERTVRERLAEAGVITVRTRRLLGVVPLRTVTPLRPDEIRPLRERVRAAVLGGDPAAAPVEDAVLASLAVEGDVGSVFTGRERRANRHAIAALHAHVDAAVPGVRAAVRVVVTNARSGG from the coding sequence ATGGACCCCCACTCCTCCACCGGCGGGCACGCGGCGCCGACCCTGCCCGAGCGGCTCTACCTCCTCAGCTACGACCTGGACCGCGACCGTCTCGACCCCTACAGCGGCCTGTACCGCCACGCGCTGCTGCGCGGCGCCGCCCTGGCGGAGCTGTCCCTGCGCGGCCTGCTCGCCGACCAGGACGGCAAGGCCGCCCGCCGGGGCGGCGACGGCGAACCCGAGGACCCGCTCCTGGCGCGGGTCCTGGCCGAGGTGCCCTGGGACCGGCCGCGCCGGTGGACCGGCCTGGTGATGCGCGAGCCCGGCGCGGCCGAGCGGACCGTGCGCGAGCGGCTGGCCGAGGCCGGCGTGATCACGGTGCGGACCCGCCGCCTGCTCGGAGTGGTGCCGCTGCGCACGGTCACCCCCCTCCGCCCCGACGAGATCCGCCCGCTGCGCGAGCGGGTGCGCGCGGCGGTGCTCGGCGGCGACCCGGCGGCGGCGCCCGTCGAGGATGCGGTTCTGGCCTCGCTCGCGGTCGAGGGCGACGTCGGCAGCGTGTTCACCGGGCGGGAGCGCCGCGCGAACCGGCACGCGATCGCGGCGCTGCACGCCCATGTCGACGCGGCCGTCCCGGGGGTGCGCGCGGCGGTCCGCGTCGTCGTCACCAACGCCCGCTCCGGCGGGTAG
- a CDS encoding ATP-binding protein, which yields MTATTFPGEPVSVPRARHWMLAALNTAGVPVPEERRAAALLLCSEAATNAVLHTGSAGTCFRVRLHAFPGRIRVEVEDGGGPTRPVLVTAAPADEHGRGLGLIDHYADEWGPRATGPGIYYVLTWDARSVTA from the coding sequence GTGACCGCCACGACCTTTCCCGGCGAACCGGTGTCGGTCCCTCGCGCGCGGCATTGGATGCTGGCGGCCCTGAACACGGCCGGGGTCCCGGTTCCCGAGGAGCGCCGGGCGGCGGCTCTGCTGCTGTGCTCCGAGGCGGCGACCAACGCCGTCCTGCACACCGGCAGCGCGGGCACGTGCTTCCGGGTCCGCCTGCACGCCTTTCCCGGCCGCATCAGGGTCGAGGTCGAGGACGGCGGCGGCCCGACCCGACCTGTGCTCGTCACCGCCGCGCCCGCCGACGAGCACGGGCGGGGACTCGGCCTGATCGACCACTACGCCGACGAGTGGGGGCCGCGCGCCACCGGCCCCGGGATCTACTACGTCCTCACCTGGGATGCCCGATCCGTCACGGCGTGA
- a CDS encoding helix-turn-helix domain-containing protein produces the protein MNTPSAHPRFYTPGEVQRMFRVSPATVRRWAEAGHLRTARTLGGQRRIYADDVDALLTPSAAEETPRG, from the coding sequence ATGAACACCCCATCCGCACACCCGCGCTTCTACACCCCCGGCGAGGTCCAGCGCATGTTCCGGGTCAGCCCCGCCACCGTCAGGCGGTGGGCTGAGGCGGGCCACCTGCGGACCGCGCGGACCCTGGGCGGCCAACGGCGCATCTACGCCGACGACGTCGACGCCCTGCTCACTCCCTCGGCCGCAGAGGAGACCCCGCGCGGCTGA